The Tautonia plasticadhaerens nucleotide sequence CCTGCCGGAGCACCGTGTGGGGGCGGCCGGCGGGCAGGGCGTGCTCCTGGGGCTTGCCGATGACCAGCCTCAGGGTGATCCCCGGGAAGTAGTCCATCACGAAGTACGGCGAGGGCTTGGCGTTGACGAATTCATGCACCCGGATCAGGCTCGGGTGCGTGAACATCTGGCCGAGCTTGGCCTCGAAGGCCAGGGCCCGGCGCTCCTCGCCGTCGGAGGCCCGGCTCTCCAGCAGCTCCTTCAGGGCGAACCGGCGCCCGGAGCCCTCCTGGGCCACCTCCATGATCACGGAGTTCTGCCCCATCTGGAGCACTCGGACGATGCGGTAATTGCCGATCCGGTCTTCACCGGCGGTCGCGGTTCCGGTGGCCACGGGCGCTCCTCGGGGGCGGGGCCCCGGGCCTGGGGTGGGGAGGGGCGGCCCGGGGCGAGACTGCTCGGCGCGATCCTTACGATCTTACCAAACCGGCGGCCGGGCACAACGCGCGTCGGGCCGGCCGCCGGGGCGCGGGGCCCGCTCAGATCTCCGTCCCGTCGGGGATGACCGAGAATTTCGGCACGACCACCACGCCGTCCCGGATCACGAACAGGCCGTGGTCGTCCGAGTCCTGCACCCGATCCCGGTTGAGGATCTTCACCCCCCGGCCGATCCGGGCGTTCTTGTCGATGATCGCGTTCTCGATGATCGTGTCGGAGCCGATGCCGATGTTCGGCCGCCCCTCCCGGCGGTTCTCCTGGATCCGGCGGTCCCCCTCGAACACGTCGGCCCCCATGATGTACGACTCCCGGATCGTCACGTTGTCGCCGATCTGGGAGCGCAGGCCGATGACCGACCGCTCCAGCACCGAGCCCCGGCCGATCGCCGCGCCGTCGGCGATCAGGCAGTCGCTCAGCGAGGAGCCGGCGATCTTCGACGGGGCCATGTAGCGCGGCCGGGTGAAGATGGTCTTGTTGTCGGCCGCGAAGTCGAAGGGGGCGTCCATCCGGGTCAGGTCGATGTTGGCCTTGTGGAAGGCGCCGATGGTGCCGATGTCCTCCCAGTAGCCGTCGAAGGGGTAGATCTGCACCCGGGTCTGCGGGTCGGAGATGGCGGACGGGAAGACCCCCTTGCCGAAGTCGTCGGCCTCGATCCGCGAGAGCAGGTCGACGAGCACCTTGCGGTCGAACAGGTAGATGCCCATGCTCGCCAGGTACGGGCGATTGCCGGCCCGGATGCCGCGCTGCTCCAGCCAGTCCGGGTCGGTCCGCACCGCCTCGAGGGCGTCCCGGGTCTTGGGCTTCTCGACGAAGTTGCGCACCTGGCCGTCGTGCTCGATCTGCATGATGCCGCAGGCGGTCGCCTCCTTCTCGTCCACCGGCAGGGCGGCGATGGTGGCCGCGGACTTCGTCTCGCGGTGCAGCCGGATCATGTCCCGGAAGTCCATCCGGTAGAGCTGGTCCCCGGAGAGGATCAGGATCAGGTCGCTGGGCTCGTGCTCGATGAGGCCCAGGTTCTGGCGGACCGCGTCGGCGGTCCCCTGGTACCACTCCTGGTTCTCCATCGTCTGCTGGGCCGCCAGGATCTCGACGAAGCCGCCGCCGAAGGAGTCGAACTTGTAGGTGTTGGAGATGTGCCGGTGCAGGCTCAGCGAGTTGAACTGCGTGAGCACGAACATCCGGTTCAGCCCGGAGTAGATGCAGTTGGAGATCGGGATGTCGATGAGCCGGTACTTGCCGGCGATCGGCACCGCAGGCTTGCTCCGGGAGGCGGTCAGCGGGAACAGTCGGGTGCCCCGGCCGCCGCCGAGGATGAGGCAGGTGACGCTCTCTCGGGACATGGTTCGCTCCCCTGTGGCCGGGCCGGGCCTCGCCGCTCGGGCGGGCCGGCGCGGTGAACTCGTCTCGGATGCCGACCCATGCATCCGCCGCGCCGCACGTCCAGTCAGTCGATCCGGCCGGGAGGCCCGGGACCGGCCCGTCGACCCCGGCGGGGCCCGAGGTCCGGGCCGGCGAGCCCCCCTCGGCCCGCCCCCCGGGCGGGGCCGACGGCCCTCGCCCTCGGCCCAGCTCCGCCCCGAGGCGCCCCCGCCCTCACCAGCCGAGCGACATGTTCGACTCGATCACCCGACGGGCCTGGTCCAGGTCGGTCCCGGTCTGCTGCATGTACAGGCGGACGGCATGAAGCTTATCACCCCGGGCGCTGGACAGGCACTCCCGGGCCTTCGTACACGGGTCGATCCCGCCCTCGATCCCCAGCAACCGTTTCGAGATCACCCAGGCGTCCCGGGGCCGATGCGTCACCCGGAGGACCTCCTCGCCCGGGTAATTCGACTCGGCGAAGGTCCGCGCGGCCGACTCATTGTCGACACACGCGATCATGATATGGGAAGTGGTCTCGACCTCGAAGAGAGGCATGGCGACAGCCCCCGTTCATGACGAGTCGGGCGGACGGCCGCAGGACGTGACGTGTCGGGCGGACGGCCGCGGGGCTCGACGGAAGGTGATGGGAATGGGTATTCCGCCGTCTGGCATCCTAAGAGTCGCCCCCGGGGCGGTCAAACCCCCAACGCCGGGAAATGGCGAGGGGGCGCCGGTCGTCGGGCCGGGGTCGGATGGTGGGATTCCCGAGGATCAAACCGACATCCCGGGAGGGGGCGGTCGTGCGACGGGCCCCCGGCCGTGCCTCCCGGGGGGCGGGCACCCGCTCGCGACGGGCGGCCGGTCTGCTACGATGGCGAGGATCAGGCGTCCGGCCCGGGATGCGGGGCCCTCGGGCCGGTCCGGGGTCGGCCCGGTGCCAGCAACCACCGAGGGGGAGTCGAGGATGACGGGACGCGATCGGAGGCCGATTGGCCGGACCGGGGCGCGGTGGCGAGGGCTGGCGGCGGTCGGGCTGATGTCCCTGGCGGTCGACCCTTCGGCCCTCGCCCGCCAGGACGAGGGGCGCGGGCCCCGGGGGCCGGAGGAATCCGCGGCGCAGGTGCAGCCCGACCCCGGCCTGCGCGTCGAGCTGGTCGCCGCCGAGCCCGACGTCACCAGCCCGGTGGCGATGGCCTTCGACGAGCGCGGCCGGCTCTGGGTCGTCGAGATGCGCGACTACCCCAACGGCCCCGCCGAGGGCCGGCCCCCCGAGGGCCGCATCGCCCTCCTCGACGACCCCGACGGCGACGGCCGCTTCGAACGGATCTCGACCTTCGCCGACGGCCTCCTGTTCGCCAACGGCATCCTCCCCTGGAAGGACGGCGCGGTCGTCACCGCCGCCCCCCACGTCGTCTGGCTGAGGGACACCGACGGCGACGACAGGGCCGACCGCCGCGAGGTCCTCTACGAGGGCTTCGCCGTCGAGAACCCCCAGCTCCGGGTCAGCCACCCGACGCTCGGCCTCGACGGCTGGATTTACGTCGCCAACGGCCTCCGGGGGGGCCAGGTCCGCCGCGCCGGCGACCCCGACGCCGAGCCCGTCGACCTCTCCGGCCGCGATTTCCGCTTCGACCCGATCCACGACCGCGCCGAGGCCGTCGCCGGCATGGGCCAATACGGCCTGACCTTCGACGACTGGGGCCGACGCTTCGTCTGCACCAATCGCAACCACCTCGTCCCGATCATCCTGGAAGACCGATACGCCCGCCGGAACCCGTACCTCGCCGCCCCGGATCCCGCCTCCGACAACCAGGCCGCCGGGGGCGCCGCGTCGGTCTTCCCGCTGGTCGACCAGTTCACCACCTCGTCCCTCCACATCGGCAGCTTCAGCGCCGCCTGCGGCGTGACGATCTACCGGGGCGACCTCCTCCCCGACCCCTACCGGGGCTCCGCCTTCACCTGCGAGCCCACCGGGAGCCTCGTCCACCAGGAAGTCCTCTCCCCCGACGGCGCCGGGTTCGACTGGCACCCGCCCCGAGAGGGGGTCGAGTTCCTCGCCAGCACCGACCCCTGGACCCGCCCCGTCTCCCTCGCCCACGGCCCCGACGGCGCCCTGTACGTCGTCGACATGTACCGCGCCGTCATCGAGCACCCCCAGTGGATGCCGCCGGAACTCCGGGA carries:
- a CDS encoding DUF6793 family protein yields the protein MPLFEVETTSHIMIACVDNESAARTFAESNYPGEEVLRVTHRPRDAWVISKRLLGIEGGIDPCTKARECLSSARGDKLHAVRLYMQQTGTDLDQARRVIESNMSLGW
- a CDS encoding glucose-1-phosphate adenylyltransferase, with the protein product MSRESVTCLILGGGRGTRLFPLTASRSKPAVPIAGKYRLIDIPISNCIYSGLNRMFVLTQFNSLSLHRHISNTYKFDSFGGGFVEILAAQQTMENQEWYQGTADAVRQNLGLIEHEPSDLILILSGDQLYRMDFRDMIRLHRETKSAATIAALPVDEKEATACGIMQIEHDGQVRNFVEKPKTRDALEAVRTDPDWLEQRGIRAGNRPYLASMGIYLFDRKVLVDLLSRIEADDFGKGVFPSAISDPQTRVQIYPFDGYWEDIGTIGAFHKANIDLTRMDAPFDFAADNKTIFTRPRYMAPSKIAGSSLSDCLIADGAAIGRGSVLERSVIGLRSQIGDNVTIRESYIMGADVFEGDRRIQENRREGRPNIGIGSDTIIENAIIDKNARIGRGVKILNRDRVQDSDDHGLFVIRDGVVVVPKFSVIPDGTEI